A single window of Channa argus isolate prfri chromosome 12, Channa argus male v1.0, whole genome shotgun sequence DNA harbors:
- the LOC137137491 gene encoding uncharacterized protein isoform X2, translated as MKMIFRNLLLIKLISCVSGTFVVKVTQTSYQAEENHNITLEWTFTTKPDTSSNSVNIFCNLINDHKDLVLFHLHDGVEVSESQDQQFSGRVQFDKDVLQEGQVRLQLSRLRTEDSGLYLCEVKTDDGWSSDRCRLNVTGTFVVKVTQTSYQAEENHNITLDWTFTTKPDTSSNSVNIFCNLINDHKELVLFHLHDGVEVSESQDQQFSGRVQFDKDVFPDGQVRLHLLRLRTEDPGLNLCEVKTDDVGNVDRHQHGGYTSGTRLTMKIRN; from the exons ATGAAGATGATCTTTAGGAACCTGCTGCTCATCAAGCTGATCTCATGTGTCTCTG GAACATTTGTAGTGAAGGTGACACAGACATCCTATCAGGCAGAGGAGAACCACAACATCACACTGGAGTGGACCTTCACCACCAAACCTGACACTTCCTCCAACTCAGTTAACATCTTCTGTAACCTGATCAATGATCACAAAGACTTAGTCCTGTTTCATCTCCATGATGGTGTTGAGGTCTCAGAGTCTCAGGATCAACAGTTTTCAGGACGAGTCCAGTTTGACAAAGACGTCCTCCAAGAAGGACAAGTCAGACTTCAACTGTCCAGACTCAGGACTGAGGACTCAGGACTGTACCTGtgtgaagtgaaaacagatgatggatggagcTCTGACAGATGTCGACTCAACGTCACTG GGACATTTGTAGTGAAGGTGACACAGACGTCCTATCAGGCAGAGGAGAACCACAACATCACACTGGACTGGACCTTCACCACCAAACCTGACACTTCCTCCAACTCAGTTAACATCTTCTGTAACCTGATCAATGATCACAAAGAGTTGGTCCTTTTTCATCTCCATGATGGTGTTGAGGTCTCAGAGTCTCAGGATCAACAGTTTTCAGGACGAGTCCAGTTTGACAAAGACGTCTTCCCAGATGGACAAGTCAGACTTCACCTGTTAAGACTCAGGACTGAGGACCCAGGACTCAACCTGtgtgaagtgaaaacagatgatGTTGGAAATGTTG ATCGTCACCAGCATGGAGGTTATACATCAGGAACCAGACTGACAATGAAAATTAGAAATTGA
- the LOC137137492 gene encoding CD276 antigen-like, translating into MKMIFRILLLINLISCVSGTFVVNVTQTSYQAEENHNITLEWTFTTKPESSITSFNTLCSLFINHKPFVLLHLHDGVEVSESQDQQFAVRVQFDKDVLREGRIRLQLSRLRTEDSGLYLCDVKTDDGFGSETCRLNVSAAADHPEPQRPTVSPEPESQGWIGLYVGLGLTAAAVLLVTLCFALSRGFTVTSFTNVPVEDTETQTEDQTNSDL; encoded by the exons ATGAAGATGATCTTCAGGATCCTGCTGCTCATCAACCTGATCTCATGTGTCTCTG GAACATTTGTAGTGAATGTGACACAGACGTCCTATCAGGCAGAGGAGAACCACAACATCACACTGGAGTGGACCTTCACCACCAAACCTGAGAGTTCAATCACCTCATTCAACACACTCTGTAGCCTGTTTATTAATCATAAGCCCTTTGTCCTGCTTCATCTTCATGATGGTGTTGAGGTCTCAGAGTCTCAGGATCAACAGTTTGCAGTACGAGTCCAGTTTGACAAAGACGTCCTCAGAGAAGGACGAATCAGACTTCAACTGTCCAGACTCAGGACTGAGGACTCAGGACTGTACCTGTGTGATGTaaaaacagatgatggattTGGCTCTGAAACATGTCGACTCAACGTCTCTG cagcagctgatcatCCTGAACCTCAGAGACCAACTGTGAGTCCAGAACCAGAGAGTCAGGGATGGATTGGACTCTACGTTGGACtgggactgacagcagcagcagttctactggtcacactctgctttgctctgagtCGTGGTTTCACTGTCACAAGCTTCACAAATGTTCCtgttgaggacacagagacacaaacagaggatCAGACTAACTCTGATCTTTAA
- the LOC137137491 gene encoding uncharacterized protein isoform X1 encodes MKMIFRNLLLIKLISCVSGTFVVKVTQTSYQAEENHNITLEWTFTTKPDTSSNSVNIFCNLINDHKDLVLFHLHDGVEVSESQDQQFSGRVQFDKDVLQEGQVRLQLSRLRTEDSGLYLCEVKTDDGWSSDRCRLNVTGTFVVKVTQTSYQAEENHNITLDWTFTTKPDTSSNSVNIFCNLINDHKELVLFHLHDGVEVSESQDQQFSGRVQFDKDVFPDGQVRLHLLRLRTEDPGLNLCEVKTDDVGNVGEYRLNVTDRHQHGGYTSGTRLTMKIRN; translated from the exons ATGAAGATGATCTTTAGGAACCTGCTGCTCATCAAGCTGATCTCATGTGTCTCTG GAACATTTGTAGTGAAGGTGACACAGACATCCTATCAGGCAGAGGAGAACCACAACATCACACTGGAGTGGACCTTCACCACCAAACCTGACACTTCCTCCAACTCAGTTAACATCTTCTGTAACCTGATCAATGATCACAAAGACTTAGTCCTGTTTCATCTCCATGATGGTGTTGAGGTCTCAGAGTCTCAGGATCAACAGTTTTCAGGACGAGTCCAGTTTGACAAAGACGTCCTCCAAGAAGGACAAGTCAGACTTCAACTGTCCAGACTCAGGACTGAGGACTCAGGACTGTACCTGtgtgaagtgaaaacagatgatggatggagcTCTGACAGATGTCGACTCAACGTCACTG GGACATTTGTAGTGAAGGTGACACAGACGTCCTATCAGGCAGAGGAGAACCACAACATCACACTGGACTGGACCTTCACCACCAAACCTGACACTTCCTCCAACTCAGTTAACATCTTCTGTAACCTGATCAATGATCACAAAGAGTTGGTCCTTTTTCATCTCCATGATGGTGTTGAGGTCTCAGAGTCTCAGGATCAACAGTTTTCAGGACGAGTCCAGTTTGACAAAGACGTCTTCCCAGATGGACAAGTCAGACTTCACCTGTTAAGACTCAGGACTGAGGACCCAGGACTCAACCTGtgtgaagtgaaaacagatgatGTTGGAAATGTTGGTGAATATCGTCTTAATGTCACTG ATCGTCACCAGCATGGAGGTTATACATCAGGAACCAGACTGACAATGAAAATTAGAAATTGA
- the LOC137137491 gene encoding uncharacterized protein isoform X3, translated as MKMIFRNLLLIKLISCVSGTFVVKVTQTSYQAEENHNITLEWTFTTKPDTSSNSVNIFCNLINDHKDLVLFHLHDGVEVSESQDQQFSGRVQFDKDVLQEGQVRLQLSRLRTEDSGLYLCEVKTDDGWSSDRCRLNVTGTFVVKVTQTSYQAEENHNITLDWTFTTKPDTSSNSVNIFCNLINDHKELVLFHLHDGVEVSESQDQQFSGRVQFDKDVFPDGQVRLHLLRLRTEDPGLNLCEVKTDDVGNIVTSMEVIHQEPD; from the exons ATGAAGATGATCTTTAGGAACCTGCTGCTCATCAAGCTGATCTCATGTGTCTCTG GAACATTTGTAGTGAAGGTGACACAGACATCCTATCAGGCAGAGGAGAACCACAACATCACACTGGAGTGGACCTTCACCACCAAACCTGACACTTCCTCCAACTCAGTTAACATCTTCTGTAACCTGATCAATGATCACAAAGACTTAGTCCTGTTTCATCTCCATGATGGTGTTGAGGTCTCAGAGTCTCAGGATCAACAGTTTTCAGGACGAGTCCAGTTTGACAAAGACGTCCTCCAAGAAGGACAAGTCAGACTTCAACTGTCCAGACTCAGGACTGAGGACTCAGGACTGTACCTGtgtgaagtgaaaacagatgatggatggagcTCTGACAGATGTCGACTCAACGTCACTG GGACATTTGTAGTGAAGGTGACACAGACGTCCTATCAGGCAGAGGAGAACCACAACATCACACTGGACTGGACCTTCACCACCAAACCTGACACTTCCTCCAACTCAGTTAACATCTTCTGTAACCTGATCAATGATCACAAAGAGTTGGTCCTTTTTCATCTCCATGATGGTGTTGAGGTCTCAGAGTCTCAGGATCAACAGTTTTCAGGACGAGTCCAGTTTGACAAAGACGTCTTCCCAGATGGACAAGTCAGACTTCACCTGTTAAGACTCAGGACTGAGGACCCAGGACTCAACCTGtgtgaagtgaaaacagatgatGTTGGAAAT ATCGTCACCAGCATGGAGGTTATACATCAGGAACCAGACTGA